Proteins from a genomic interval of Ramlibacter algicola:
- the xdhC gene encoding xanthine dehydrogenase accessory protein XdhC has translation MDAVVLVTVQVVDGSGPREPGAWMVVDLQGFTGTVGGGQLEFDAIGVARDLLAHPAEPFTRRYALGPSLGQCCGGVVHLRFERLHASQAAAATARLQPRAQPVALFGGGHVGHAIVRACADLPFALTWIDSRDGVFPSALPANVLCEHSDPVQAAVRDLAPGSLVLVMSFSHAEDLDIVAACLQRRRERRDLPFVGLIGSKSKWAAFRHRLEARGFDAAEHAGITCPIGVPGIIGKEPAVIAAAAVAQLLQQRTLHP, from the coding sequence ATGGACGCCGTGGTGCTGGTCACCGTGCAGGTGGTCGACGGCTCGGGGCCGCGCGAGCCCGGCGCGTGGATGGTCGTCGACTTGCAAGGCTTCACCGGCACCGTCGGCGGCGGGCAGCTCGAGTTCGACGCGATCGGCGTCGCGCGCGATTTGCTTGCGCATCCCGCGGAGCCTTTCACGCGCCGTTATGCGCTGGGACCCAGCCTCGGGCAGTGCTGCGGCGGGGTCGTGCACTTGCGCTTCGAGCGCCTGCACGCGAGCCAGGCTGCAGCCGCGACCGCCAGGCTGCAGCCGCGCGCGCAACCCGTGGCGTTGTTCGGCGGCGGCCACGTCGGCCATGCGATCGTGCGCGCCTGCGCGGACCTGCCTTTCGCGCTCACCTGGATCGACAGCCGGGACGGCGTCTTTCCGTCCGCGTTGCCCGCCAACGTGCTATGCGAACACTCCGATCCGGTGCAGGCAGCGGTGCGCGACCTGGCACCCGGCAGCCTGGTCCTCGTCATGAGCTTCAGCCATGCCGAGGACCTCGACATCGTCGCCGCCTGCCTGCAACGCCGGCGCGAACGCCGCGACCTGCCGTTCGTGGGGCTGATCGGCAGCAAGAGCAAGTGGGCCGCGTTCCGCCACCGGCTCGAGGCCCGCGGCTTCGACGCGGCGGAACACGCCGGCATCACCTGCCCCATCGGCGTCCCGGGCATCATCGGCAAGGAGCCCGCCGTCATCGCCGCGGCGGCGGTCGCCCAGCTCCTGCAACAACGAACGCTTCATCCCTGA
- a CDS encoding urate hydroxylase PuuD: MDAYFLDWANLLLRWLHVITAIAWVGSSFYFVFLDSSLTPPKDEALKQQGVSGELWAVHGGGFYHPVKFALAPPKLPEHLHWFYWESYWTWMSGFGLLTVSYLWNAGTYLVDKSLVDWPPAAAVGTAIGMLVVFWLLYDGACRLFGDREDSDDRIVGVLVALLVVATAYVACRLFPGRAAFLLVGATIATSMTANVGMWIIPGQRKMVAALREGQPVDPIHGRRGKQRSVHNTYFTLPVLLAMLSNHYSFLWSHPRNWIVLVLLMAAGAAIRQFFVLRHGWKLGRNPNPVPYAIGGAVVIAAVAAWLVPAPQPAQADAPKQVGYAQVRTIVEQRCALCHGAQVQMKNVRLDTPEGLKQHAPAVYQQAVIARLMPLNNATGITEAERATIGQWFRDGAKVE; this comes from the coding sequence ATGGACGCCTACTTTCTCGACTGGGCCAACCTGCTGCTGCGGTGGCTGCACGTGATCACCGCGATCGCGTGGGTCGGGTCCTCGTTCTATTTCGTCTTTCTCGATTCCAGTTTGACGCCGCCGAAGGATGAAGCGCTGAAGCAGCAAGGCGTGTCCGGCGAGCTGTGGGCCGTGCACGGCGGCGGCTTCTACCACCCGGTGAAGTTCGCGCTCGCGCCGCCGAAGTTGCCCGAGCACCTGCACTGGTTCTACTGGGAGAGCTACTGGACCTGGATGTCCGGCTTCGGCCTGCTGACGGTGTCGTACCTGTGGAATGCCGGCACGTATCTCGTCGACAAGTCGCTCGTCGACTGGCCCCCCGCGGCCGCAGTCGGCACGGCGATCGGGATGCTGGTCGTGTTCTGGCTGCTGTACGACGGCGCGTGCCGCCTGTTCGGCGATCGCGAGGACAGCGACGACCGCATCGTCGGCGTGCTCGTCGCGCTGCTGGTGGTCGCGACGGCTTACGTCGCCTGCCGCCTGTTCCCCGGACGCGCCGCGTTCCTGCTGGTCGGCGCGACGATCGCGACGTCGATGACCGCCAACGTCGGCATGTGGATCATCCCCGGCCAGCGCAAGATGGTCGCGGCCCTGCGAGAGGGGCAGCCGGTGGATCCGATCCACGGCCGGCGCGGCAAGCAGCGCAGCGTGCACAACACCTACTTCACGCTGCCGGTGCTGCTGGCGATGCTGTCCAACCACTACAGCTTCCTGTGGTCGCACCCGCGCAACTGGATCGTGCTGGTGCTGCTGATGGCCGCGGGCGCGGCGATCCGGCAGTTCTTCGTGCTGCGGCATGGATGGAAGCTGGGGCGCAACCCCAACCCGGTTCCGTACGCGATCGGCGGCGCCGTCGTCATTGCCGCCGTGGCCGCCTGGCTGGTGCCGGCGCCGCAACCCGCGCAGGCCGATGCGCCGAAGCAGGTCGGCTACGCGCAGGTCCGCACGATCGTCGAGCAGCGCTGCGCCTTGTGCCACGGCGCGCAGGTGCAGATGAAGAACGTGCGCCTCGACACGCCGGAAGGCCTGAAGCAGCACGCGCCGGCGGTCTACCAGCAGGCCGTGATCGCCAGGCTCATGCCGCTGAACAACGCGACCGGCATCACCGAAGCCGAGCGCGCGACGATCGGCCAATGGTTCCGCGACGGGGCGAAGGTGGAGTGA
- a CDS encoding phytanoyl-CoA dioxygenase family protein gives MTAVDLAAFEDLGYCVVERVLDPTHVELARAAAADLTARHRSGDDDVRAASVSIGDDARRRPARNPGVDPQAWRDEPYIVGDLLALDERFLRVLSQEALWRAAARLLRCNDDEVRFHFCNLTRKPAGVGPGLAWHRDAENTYMAPADGRMLRLLVALQATDERNGATRVVARSHRHADSRPPEPSGPCPALVAGDALAVHPRVLHGGDPNRSAHDRELLVVQFGVAGLDMRCVALERLSLSPRAAFL, from the coding sequence GTGACCGCCGTCGACCTCGCTGCGTTCGAGGACCTGGGCTATTGCGTCGTCGAGCGGGTCCTGGATCCCACCCATGTCGAGCTCGCACGTGCTGCGGCAGCAGACCTCACCGCGCGGCATCGTTCGGGCGACGACGACGTGCGCGCCGCCAGCGTGAGCATCGGCGACGATGCGCGCCGCCGTCCGGCGCGCAATCCGGGTGTCGATCCCCAAGCCTGGCGCGACGAGCCGTACATCGTCGGTGACCTGCTTGCCCTCGACGAACGCTTCCTCCGCGTGCTCTCGCAGGAAGCCTTGTGGCGGGCCGCGGCGCGATTGCTGCGCTGCAACGACGACGAGGTCCGGTTCCATTTCTGCAACCTCACGCGCAAACCCGCAGGCGTCGGCCCCGGGCTCGCGTGGCACCGTGATGCGGAGAACACCTACATGGCGCCGGCCGACGGCCGGATGCTCCGGCTGCTCGTGGCGCTGCAGGCGACCGACGAGCGCAACGGCGCAACGCGCGTGGTTGCCCGATCGCATCGCCATGCGGACAGCCGGCCGCCCGAGCCATCGGGTCCCTGCCCGGCGCTGGTGGCAGGCGACGCGCTCGCGGTGCATCCGAGGGTGCTGCATGGCGGCGACCCGAACCGCAGCGCACACGACCGCGAACTCCTTGTCGTGCAGTTCGGCGTCGCCGGCTTGGACATGCGCTGCGTGGCGCTGGAGCGCCTGTCGCTCAGCCCGCGCGCGGCGTTCCTCTGA
- a CDS encoding tetratricopeptide repeat protein: MDHPSFARRALRAVPLFTAMCLAACLAHAAPDPYSSTLPSPPVASHDDADVPVDTSFDTRPPAMVLKAAIAMIDTEDLGVQKQAKVLLERLLRRDPKQPQAYLELARIAMKTNWGPQGLREAEALIRSALQVQPGFQNATILLGYVHANQGRHREAEALYKEAARTPTTNLWLWTNWGELLASQGREPEAIAMYRKALVGGPTRDANDRARQHAYDRLLAIHRGRSDLDAAEPLLRQRVADYPDGPCTSLSLARFLVAQRGDAAGAEAVLRTMKPVHCEQGEGRMIMALVRYMDWSTAPGPRRAEALRMARVEMPVGPRLFQLLAETDRTIEVARQLVRAGEDISAQDNRQMDALAYALAEHDAGAARRLLAAGARADALVGPEKMPLALLPVLVGDPAGIEVMKRAGVDYRQLRFRGMTAAEIARDAGDAAVQKALATGPSRI, from the coding sequence ATGGACCACCCCTCGTTCGCGCGCCGCGCCCTTCGTGCGGTTCCCTTGTTCACCGCGATGTGCCTGGCCGCATGCCTGGCGCATGCGGCCCCCGACCCCTACTCGTCCACGCTGCCGTCCCCGCCGGTGGCCAGCCACGACGACGCCGACGTGCCCGTCGACACCAGCTTCGACACGCGTCCGCCGGCCATGGTGCTCAAGGCCGCCATCGCGATGATCGACACCGAGGACTTGGGCGTGCAGAAACAGGCCAAAGTCCTGCTCGAGCGCCTGCTGCGCCGGGACCCGAAGCAGCCCCAGGCCTACCTGGAACTGGCGCGCATCGCCATGAAGACGAACTGGGGGCCGCAGGGACTGCGCGAAGCAGAAGCTCTGATCCGGTCCGCGCTGCAGGTGCAGCCGGGCTTCCAGAACGCGACCATCCTCCTGGGCTACGTGCACGCCAACCAGGGCCGCCATCGCGAGGCGGAAGCGCTGTACAAGGAAGCGGCGCGCACGCCCACGACCAACCTGTGGCTGTGGACGAACTGGGGCGAACTGCTCGCCAGCCAGGGCCGCGAGCCGGAAGCGATCGCGATGTACCGCAAGGCCCTCGTGGGCGGCCCGACGCGCGACGCGAACGACCGCGCACGGCAACACGCCTACGACCGCCTGCTCGCCATCCACCGCGGCCGCAGCGACCTGGATGCGGCGGAGCCGCTCCTGCGCCAGCGCGTGGCCGACTATCCGGACGGCCCTTGCACGTCGCTGTCCCTCGCGCGATTCCTCGTCGCGCAGCGCGGCGACGCGGCGGGCGCCGAGGCCGTCCTGCGCACGATGAAGCCGGTCCACTGCGAGCAGGGCGAGGGCCGCATGATCATGGCGCTGGTGCGCTACATGGACTGGTCGACGGCGCCTGGGCCGCGCCGCGCGGAGGCGCTGCGCATGGCACGCGTCGAGATGCCCGTGGGCCCGCGCCTCTTCCAGCTGCTCGCGGAGACGGACCGCACGATCGAGGTCGCGCGGCAGCTCGTTCGCGCGGGCGAGGACATCTCGGCCCAGGACAACCGCCAGATGGACGCACTGGCGTATGCACTGGCCGAGCACGACGCGGGTGCCGCGCGGCGCCTGCTCGCCGCCGGTGCGCGCGCCGACGCGCTGGTCGGGCCGGAAAAGATGCCGCTCGCCCTGCTGCCCGTGCTGGTGGGCGACCCGGCCGGCATCGAGGTGATGAAGCGCGCCGGCGTGGACTACCGGCAGCTGCGCTTCCGCGGCATGACCGCCGCCGAGATCGCGCGCGACGCCGGTGACGCCGCGGTGCAGAAGGCGCTCGCGACCGGGCCGAGCCGGATCTGA